One window from the genome of Dolosigranulum savutiense encodes:
- the rpoD gene encoding RNA polymerase sigma factor RpoD, which translates to MATIENQKAAKKTKELIKKAKASENNTISYVKLSKEIAEPFELDSEAMDKVVQSFEDEGVGVVDEDGNPLAKQVAKEEEIVEEAKEEEMIAPPGVKINDPVRMYLKEIGRVDLLDAEQEVALAKRIEEGDELAKQELAEANLRLVVSIAKRYVGRGMSFLDLIQEGNMGLMKAVEKFDYEKGFKFSTYATWWIRQAITRAIADQARTIRIPVHMVETINKLVRIQRQLLQDLGREPTPEEIGAEMDLPTEKVRNILKVSQEPVSLETPIGEEDDSHLGDFIEDDHALSPADNAAYELLKNELKDVLDTLTDREENVLRLRFGLDDGRQRTLEDVGKVFDVTRERIRQIEAKALRKLRHPSRSKQLKDFLE; encoded by the coding sequence ATGGCAACAATCGAGAACCAAAAAGCAGCAAAGAAAACAAAAGAACTCATTAAAAAAGCAAAAGCAAGTGAAAATAATACAATTTCTTATGTGAAATTATCAAAAGAAATTGCGGAGCCGTTCGAATTAGATAGCGAAGCAATGGATAAAGTTGTTCAATCCTTCGAAGATGAAGGGGTTGGAGTTGTCGATGAAGATGGGAACCCGTTAGCTAAACAAGTGGCAAAAGAAGAAGAAATTGTCGAAGAAGCAAAAGAAGAAGAAATGATTGCCCCTCCTGGTGTCAAAATCAATGACCCTGTGCGTATGTACTTAAAAGAAATTGGGCGAGTTGACTTGCTTGATGCTGAACAAGAGGTTGCCCTAGCCAAGCGTATTGAAGAAGGCGATGAATTAGCGAAACAAGAACTTGCTGAAGCGAACTTGCGATTAGTTGTTTCGATTGCGAAGCGTTATGTGGGTCGCGGGATGAGCTTCCTTGATTTGATTCAAGAAGGTAATATGGGATTAATGAAGGCTGTTGAGAAGTTTGATTATGAAAAAGGATTTAAGTTCTCAACGTATGCAACGTGGTGGATTCGCCAAGCGATTACCCGTGCCATTGCCGATCAAGCACGTACAATTCGTATTCCGGTGCATATGGTTGAGACGATTAACAAGTTAGTCCGTATTCAGCGTCAATTGCTTCAAGACTTAGGGCGTGAACCGACACCAGAAGAGATCGGAGCAGAGATGGATCTACCTACTGAAAAGGTTCGCAATATTTTGAAAGTATCGCAAGAGCCAGTATCATTAGAGACCCCTATTGGAGAAGAAGACGATTCTCATTTAGGAGACTTTATTGAAGATGATCATGCCTTAAGTCCAGCTGATAATGCGGCTTACGAGCTCTTAAAGAACGAATTAAAAGATGTCTTAGATACCCTAACAGATCGCGAAGAGAACGTGTTACGCTTGCGCTTTGGTCTCGATGATGGCCGTCAGCGCACCCTAGAAGATGTAGGAAAAGTTTTCGATGTAACGCGTGAGCGAATTCGTCAGATTGAAGCGAAAGCGTTACGTAAATTACGTCACCCAAGCCGTTCGAAGCAACTAAAAGATTTCTTAGAATAA
- a CDS encoding Nif3-like dinuclear metal center hexameric protein — MTTVGDIISQIEQFAPPHLAEDWDPIGLIFGTKDQRVSKVMVALDLDQDTLQEAIDQEIDLIVTHHPPIFNKLQTLNGEDPRRQQYIALIKHEIALYAAHTNLDAAIGGVNDWLADAIEMSSDRKIVTITQQESQYQLTVFVPEAEKQTVVEAILEHITFSDHYTDVYYESSGMGHFTPKVGADPAIGTVGQPEETAESRLEFLVNESELSTVLQALRGAHPYEKPVYNVVQLQSGGQAYGYGRVGTVGKSTPELAQHIMKTFDVSGVRYGTHDETRVHERVAIFGGAGSSSFEAAKQKGATLYITGDISYHTAQDMMRAGLDFIDMGHYTEHIIVPHLAEKLEAFNQEQNWSIEVQEATCQSDMFQYISQQ; from the coding sequence GTGACAACAGTAGGCGATATTATATCACAAATTGAACAATTTGCACCACCGCACTTAGCGGAAGATTGGGATCCAATTGGGTTAATATTTGGCACAAAGGATCAGCGGGTGAGTAAGGTGATGGTGGCATTAGATTTAGATCAGGATACACTGCAGGAAGCGATTGACCAAGAGATTGACTTGATTGTGACGCACCATCCGCCCATCTTCAATAAGTTACAAACACTAAATGGTGAAGATCCGCGTCGGCAGCAATATATTGCCTTAATCAAGCATGAGATTGCGCTATATGCAGCGCATACCAATCTTGATGCAGCAATAGGTGGGGTGAATGATTGGCTGGCAGATGCGATTGAAATGAGTTCGGATAGAAAAATTGTTACTATTACCCAACAAGAATCTCAATATCAGTTAACAGTTTTTGTCCCAGAAGCGGAGAAACAGACAGTGGTGGAGGCTATTCTTGAACACATAACTTTTTCCGATCATTATACGGACGTGTACTATGAAAGTAGCGGTATGGGACATTTTACGCCAAAGGTCGGAGCCGATCCAGCCATTGGTACAGTGGGGCAACCGGAAGAGACAGCCGAGAGTCGCCTTGAATTTTTAGTCAATGAGTCAGAATTATCGACCGTCTTGCAGGCTTTACGTGGCGCTCATCCGTATGAAAAGCCGGTCTATAATGTCGTCCAACTGCAGAGTGGTGGGCAGGCATATGGTTATGGTCGTGTGGGTACAGTCGGTAAATCAACTCCTGAATTGGCCCAACATATTATGAAAACCTTCGATGTATCAGGGGTACGTTATGGCACACATGATGAAACCCGTGTGCATGAGCGAGTGGCTATTTTTGGTGGAGCAGGTAGTAGTAGTTTTGAAGCAGCCAAGCAAAAAGGGGCGACACTCTATATTACGGGAGATATTAGTTATCATACGGCGCAAGATATGATGCGAGCTGGTTTGGACTTTATCGATATGGGTCATTATACAGAACATATCATTGTTCCCCACTTAGCGGAGAAGTTAGAAGCCTTTAACCAAGAACAGAATTGGTCGATTGAAGTGCAAGAAGCGACTTGTCAGAGTGATATGTTTCAATATATTAGTCAGCAGTAA
- a CDS encoding tRNA (adenine(22)-N(1))-methyltransferase TrmK, with the protein MKLSKRLWAVAQYVKKEARVADIGSDHAHLPIWLAREGNLAFAVAGEVVKGPYDNAVDEVKQADLSERIAVRLGDGLDVINRSDQIDTITICGMGGQLISDILQRGIASGRFKQTERLILQPNVGEAQLRAFLTSIHYEIVAEEILEDQEHIYEIIVAEPATEPVQLSIDEQVFGKFLMREKSAIFKKKWQAEHDKLDYILGQLDQARDDVTENVANIKEQQQHIKEMIQS; encoded by the coding sequence ATGAAATTATCCAAGCGTTTATGGGCAGTTGCTCAGTATGTAAAAAAAGAAGCAAGAGTGGCCGATATCGGATCAGATCATGCACATCTACCAATTTGGCTAGCTCGAGAGGGGAATTTAGCATTTGCCGTAGCCGGTGAAGTAGTTAAGGGACCGTATGACAATGCAGTTGATGAAGTGAAGCAGGCCGATTTGAGTGAGCGGATTGCTGTCAGATTAGGTGATGGTTTGGACGTGATTAATCGCTCAGATCAAATTGATACAATTACGATATGTGGTATGGGCGGTCAGTTAATTAGTGATATTCTTCAGCGGGGCATAGCTTCTGGACGATTTAAGCAGACAGAGCGCTTAATCCTGCAACCGAACGTAGGTGAGGCGCAGTTGCGGGCCTTTTTGACGTCGATTCATTACGAAATTGTTGCTGAAGAAATCTTGGAAGATCAAGAACATATCTATGAAATTATAGTGGCTGAACCTGCTACAGAACCGGTTCAGTTAAGTATTGATGAGCAAGTATTTGGCAAGTTTTTGATGCGAGAGAAGTCAGCTATTTTTAAGAAAAAATGGCAGGCTGAGCATGATAAATTAGATTATATCTTGGGTCAGTTGGATCAAGCAAGAGATGATGTGACAGAGAATGTAGCCAATATTAAAGAGCAACAACAACACATTAAGGAGATGATTCAGTCGTGA
- the pepT gene encoding peptidase T gives MYNNLVDRFLKYVKVNTRSDVNSETIPSTERQVTFAKEVLIPDLEAIGLSEIHYNDANGFVTATLPANTEHDVPVIGFIAHIDTADFASENIQPQIHEDYDGEAIQLNDQFTLSPEDFPNLKNYVGQTLITTDGTTLLGSDDKSGIVEILSAVEYLIDHPEIKHGKIRVAFGPDEEIGRGADHFDVAHFAADFAYTMDGGPVGELQYESFNAAGLKLSIQGKNVHPGTAKDTMINALQLAHDFHAKLPAEDVPEKTDERQGFFHLMSVNGTVEEAEAEYIIRDHSRDKFNQRKQLAETIAKELNDRYAIDPITIELNDQYYNMAEIIEQDMRPVDLAQNAMLALDIKPIIEPIRGGTDGSKISFMGLPTPNIFAGGENFHGRYEYVSVQSMEKAVDTIVKIAELAAK, from the coding sequence ATGTATAACAATTTAGTTGATCGATTTTTAAAATATGTCAAGGTGAATACGCGCTCAGATGTGAATAGTGAAACTATTCCATCGACAGAACGCCAAGTTACATTTGCAAAAGAAGTCTTAATACCGGACTTGGAAGCTATTGGCTTAAGTGAGATTCACTACAATGACGCCAATGGGTTTGTGACGGCTACTTTACCAGCAAATACAGAACACGATGTGCCAGTAATTGGATTTATTGCTCATATTGATACCGCTGATTTTGCTTCAGAAAATATCCAGCCACAAATTCATGAGGATTACGATGGGGAAGCTATTCAGTTGAATGATCAGTTTACGCTATCGCCAGAAGATTTTCCTAACTTGAAAAATTATGTCGGGCAGACCTTAATTACAACCGATGGAACGACACTGCTTGGATCCGATGATAAGTCAGGTATCGTAGAAATTTTAAGTGCGGTAGAGTACTTGATTGATCATCCAGAAATTAAACATGGTAAAATCCGCGTAGCGTTTGGACCCGATGAAGAGATTGGTCGTGGAGCTGATCATTTTGATGTAGCACATTTTGCGGCTGACTTTGCTTATACGATGGATGGGGGCCCGGTCGGTGAACTGCAATATGAAAGTTTCAACGCTGCTGGATTAAAACTATCTATTCAAGGTAAAAATGTCCACCCCGGAACAGCGAAAGATACCATGATCAATGCCTTGCAACTTGCTCATGACTTCCATGCTAAGCTACCGGCTGAAGATGTACCAGAAAAAACAGATGAGCGTCAGGGATTTTTCCACTTAATGTCCGTGAATGGAACAGTGGAAGAAGCCGAAGCTGAGTACATCATTCGCGATCACTCACGCGATAAGTTTAACCAACGTAAGCAGTTAGCTGAAACTATCGCTAAGGAGTTGAATGACCGCTACGCTATTGATCCAATTACAATTGAGCTCAATGATCAGTACTATAATATGGCTGAAATTATTGAGCAAGATATGCGCCCGGTTGACTTAGCTCAAAATGCAATGTTGGCGCTTGATATTAAGCCGATTATTGAGCCTATTCGTGGAGGAACTGACGGGAGTAAGATTTCATTTATGGGCTTACCGACACCAAATATTTTCGCAGGTGGAGAGAATTTCCACGGCCGTTATGAGTATGTATCGGTTCAAAGTATGGAAAAAGCGGTCGATACGATTGTAAAAATTGCTGAATTAGCCGCTAAATAA
- a CDS encoding 50S ribosomal protein L25, translating to MKITAEKRTQTGTSASRKARAAGKLPAVVYGKAVESTPILLDLKEVEDTLREVGMNGVFEIDLEGESLQVFVKDASSETFKPRLRHIDLLAFTAGEKVTMSIPVYITGEETIEVGYVSQSISEIELEIAPAKAPSELTLDVTGLEIGDQLLVSDIELPEDAELLEDLETTVLVVSPPDDISDDLEPTTSEDEEEVAEPEVIGEEKDEEGEDAEESEE from the coding sequence ATGAAAATAACAGCAGAAAAACGTACTCAAACGGGTACTAGTGCTTCTAGAAAAGCACGTGCCGCTGGTAAATTACCTGCCGTCGTTTACGGTAAAGCAGTTGAATCTACTCCTATTTTATTAGACTTAAAAGAAGTAGAGGATACATTGCGTGAAGTTGGAATGAATGGTGTATTTGAAATTGACCTAGAAGGTGAAAGCCTTCAAGTCTTCGTAAAAGATGCGTCAAGTGAGACATTCAAACCACGCTTACGCCATATTGACTTGCTTGCCTTTACGGCCGGAGAGAAAGTTACCATGTCAATCCCTGTATACATTACAGGAGAAGAAACAATCGAAGTGGGTTATGTATCGCAATCAATTTCTGAAATTGAACTTGAAATTGCTCCTGCGAAAGCACCTTCTGAGTTAACATTAGATGTGACAGGACTTGAAATTGGTGATCAACTCCTTGTCTCTGATATTGAGTTACCAGAAGACGCTGAATTACTAGAGGACCTAGAGACAACTGTTCTTGTTGTTTCCCCACCAGATGACATTTCTGATGACCTTGAACCTACAACTTCTGAAGATGAAGAAGAAGTTGCAGAACCAGAAGTTATCGGTGAAGAAAAAGATGAAGAAGGCGAAGACGCCGAAGAATCTGAAGAATAA